A window of the Bacillus sp. A301a_S52 genome harbors these coding sequences:
- the rplS gene encoding 50S ribosomal protein L19, whose amino-acid sequence MEQIIRDITKEQLKTDLPDFRPGDTLRVHVKVVEGTRERIQVFEGVVIKRRGTGISETFTVRKVSYGVGVERTFPVHSPKIDKIEVTRKGKVRRAKLYYLRALRGKAARIKER is encoded by the coding sequence ATGGAACAAATTATTCGTGATATCACTAAAGAACAATTGAAAACTGATCTTCCAGATTTCCGTCCAGGAGACACGCTTCGTGTTCACGTGAAAGTTGTGGAAGGAACTCGTGAGCGTATCCAAGTATTTGAAGGTGTTGTTATTAAACGCCGTGGCACTGGAATCAGTGAAACATTCACTGTTCGTAAAGTATCTTACGGTGTTGGAGTAGAGAGAACATTCCCAGTTCACTCTCCAAAGATCGATAAGATTGAAGTTACGAGAAAAGGTAAAGTGCGACGTGCGAAACTTTACTATCTACGTGCCCTACGCGGTAAAGCGGCTCGTATTAAAGAAAGATAA
- the sucD gene encoding succinate--CoA ligase subunit alpha — protein MSILINKDTKVIVQGITGATGLFHTKQAMEYGTQIVGGVTPGKGGTEVEGIPVFDTVTEAVEKTGANASVIYVPPPFAADAIMEATDAGVELVITITEGIPVTDMIKVKRFIEGKNTRLIGPNCPGVITPEECKIGIMPGYIHKKGHVGVVSRSGTLTYEAVHQLSTSGIGQSTAVGIGGDPVNGTDFIDVLKQFNEDDDTYAVIMIGEIGGTAEEEAAEWIKHNMTKPVVGFIGGQTAPPGKRMGHAGAIISGGKGTAEEKIKTLNSAGVKVAETPAVMGETLISALKESNLLEKCITHNV, from the coding sequence ATGAGCATCTTAATTAATAAAGATACAAAAGTTATTGTGCAAGGAATTACCGGAGCCACCGGACTATTTCATACGAAGCAAGCGATGGAATATGGCACCCAAATCGTAGGAGGCGTGACACCAGGAAAGGGTGGCACTGAAGTAGAAGGTATACCGGTATTTGATACGGTCACTGAAGCAGTGGAAAAAACGGGTGCAAACGCATCAGTTATTTATGTTCCGCCGCCATTTGCTGCTGATGCAATTATGGAAGCGACAGATGCGGGTGTTGAATTAGTTATCACGATAACAGAAGGTATTCCGGTAACTGATATGATAAAAGTTAAGCGCTTTATAGAAGGTAAAAACACACGCCTAATCGGTCCTAATTGTCCTGGAGTGATTACACCAGAAGAGTGTAAAATTGGTATCATGCCAGGATATATACACAAAAAAGGCCATGTAGGTGTTGTATCAAGATCTGGAACATTAACATATGAGGCAGTTCACCAATTATCAACAAGTGGCATTGGCCAATCGACAGCGGTTGGAATTGGTGGAGACCCTGTTAATGGTACCGATTTTATCGATGTCTTAAAACAATTTAATGAAGACGATGATACGTATGCGGTGATCATGATTGGTGAAATTGGTGGCACAGCAGAAGAAGAAGCCGCTGAATGGATTAAGCACAATATGACGAAACCTGTCGTAGGGTTTATCGGAGGTCAAACAGCCCCTCCGGGTAAACGAATGGGGCACGCAGGTGCTATTATTTCCGGAGGAAAAGGAACAGCTGAGGAGAAAATAAAAACGTTGAACTCGGCAGGGGTAAAAGTAGCTGAAACGCCAGCAGTAATGGGGGAAACGTTGATTTCCGCACTGAAAGAAAGTAATCTATTGGAAAAATGTATAACACATAACGTATAA
- the trmFO gene encoding FADH(2)-oxidizing methylenetetrahydrofolate--tRNA-(uracil(54)-C(5))-methyltransferase TrmFO, which produces MTTYVNVIGAGLAGSEAAWQLASRGVSVRLYEMRPKKLTPAHHTDKFAELVCSNSLRGNSLTNAVGVLKEEMRQLNSVIVSSADACSVPAGGALAVDRHEFAALVTERVKGHELVTVFEEEIEEIPEGPTIIATGPLTSDTLSASLRKLTGEDYLYFYDAAAPIIEVDSIDREKVYLKSRYDKGEAAYLNCPMTEEEFDRFYNALVEAETVPLKEFEKAMFFEGCMPIEVMAKRGRKTMLFGPMKPVGLEDPSTGKRPYAVVQLRQDNSSGTLYNIVGFQTHLKWGPQKDVIRLIPGLENAEIVRYGVMHRNTFINSPNLLHNTYQYKQRNDLFFAGQMTGVEGYVESAASGLTAGINAANIVNHKDPVTFPEETMIGAMAHYITTANPDNFQPINANFGLVPPFPERIKSKKERYEKYAERALTTIQNFVKKM; this is translated from the coding sequence TTGACGACATATGTAAATGTGATTGGCGCAGGGTTAGCGGGAAGTGAGGCTGCTTGGCAGTTAGCTAGTCGCGGTGTTTCGGTACGTCTGTATGAAATGCGCCCTAAAAAACTAACCCCTGCCCATCATACAGATAAATTTGCGGAATTAGTTTGTAGTAATTCGTTAAGAGGTAACAGCTTGACGAATGCCGTTGGGGTTTTAAAAGAAGAAATGCGTCAGTTAAATTCAGTGATTGTAAGTTCAGCGGATGCGTGTTCAGTTCCGGCTGGTGGTGCTTTAGCCGTTGATCGTCATGAATTTGCAGCGCTTGTAACCGAGCGTGTGAAAGGACATGAACTTGTAACGGTATTTGAGGAAGAAATTGAAGAAATTCCAGAAGGCCCTACAATTATTGCAACAGGTCCTTTAACTTCCGATACTTTGTCTGCCAGCTTAAGAAAGCTAACAGGAGAAGATTACCTTTATTTCTACGATGCGGCAGCCCCTATTATTGAGGTAGACTCCATAGACAGAGAAAAAGTATATTTGAAATCTCGTTACGATAAAGGTGAAGCAGCATACTTAAACTGTCCTATGACGGAAGAAGAATTTGATCGCTTCTATAATGCCTTAGTTGAGGCTGAAACAGTCCCTTTAAAAGAATTTGAAAAGGCAATGTTTTTTGAAGGTTGTATGCCAATTGAAGTGATGGCTAAAAGGGGACGGAAAACAATGCTCTTCGGACCGATGAAACCAGTCGGACTTGAAGATCCTTCTACAGGGAAACGACCTTATGCTGTTGTCCAACTTCGACAAGATAACTCTTCTGGTACCCTTTATAATATCGTTGGGTTTCAGACACATTTAAAATGGGGTCCGCAAAAAGACGTTATAAGACTAATTCCTGGACTTGAGAATGCGGAAATTGTGAGATACGGAGTGATGCACCGAAACACATTTATTAACTCTCCGAATTTACTTCATAATACGTATCAATATAAGCAACGAAACGATTTATTTTTTGCGGGGCAGATGACTGGTGTAGAGGGTTATGTGGAATCTGCTGCTTCAGGATTGACAGCTGGCATAAATGCAGCTAATATTGTCAATCACAAAGATCCCGTTACTTTTCCAGAAGAAACAATGATAGGTGCGATGGCGCATTATATTACAACTGCTAACCCAGATAATTTTCAACCAATAAACGCAAATTTCGGATTAGTTCCTCCGTTTCCTGAACGAATTAAGAGTAAAAAAGAACGTTACGAGAAATATGCTGAAAGGGCGCTGACGACAATTCAGAATTTTGTGAAAAAAATGTAA
- a CDS encoding ribonuclease HII, protein MARKTIAEIKELLVEIENEDHPLWNELQCDERSGVQKLIKRWKKQQTYQAALEQQHVDMTTFEREIYQQGFKAIAGIDEVGRGPLAGPVVAACVILPRDFKLLGLTDSKQLSKSTRETFYDVILKEAVDVGIGIATAREIDDINIYQASKEAMIRAVKQIGKVEVDYLLVDAMDLPIKKPAKNLIKGDMRSLTIAASSVVAKVTRDRYMENLHNKYPRYGFNKHMGYGTQAHLDALKAYGIIEEEHRKSFAPVKNIYEA, encoded by the coding sequence ATGGCAAGAAAAACGATAGCAGAAATAAAAGAATTGTTAGTAGAGATAGAGAATGAGGACCACCCGTTATGGAACGAATTACAATGTGATGAAAGGTCCGGCGTTCAGAAGCTCATAAAACGGTGGAAAAAACAGCAAACATATCAGGCTGCTTTAGAGCAACAACACGTTGATATGACGACTTTTGAACGTGAGATATATCAACAAGGGTTCAAAGCAATAGCAGGTATTGATGAAGTCGGCAGAGGGCCATTGGCAGGGCCTGTAGTAGCTGCTTGTGTCATTTTACCACGAGACTTTAAGCTTTTAGGTTTAACGGATTCTAAACAGCTATCAAAATCCACACGAGAAACATTTTATGATGTGATATTAAAGGAAGCTGTTGATGTCGGTATAGGAATCGCTACAGCACGGGAAATTGATGACATAAATATTTATCAAGCATCTAAAGAGGCAATGATACGAGCTGTTAAACAGATAGGAAAGGTAGAGGTTGATTATCTGTTAGTTGATGCTATGGATCTACCGATAAAAAAGCCAGCAAAAAACTTAATTAAGGGAGATATGCGGTCACTTACGATTGCTGCAAGTTCAGTTGTAGCAAAAGTGACACGAGATCGTTATATGGAGAATTTACATAACAAGTATCCCCGATATGGTTTTAACAAGCATATGGGGTATGGAACGCAAGCTCACTTAGATGCACTCAAAGCTTATGGAATTATTGAAGAAGAGCATCGAAAAAGTTTTGCGCCTGTAAAAAACATTTATGAAGCGTAA
- a CDS encoding small, acid-soluble spore protein, alpha/beta type, translating into MKKVSPLVVPGVEEYLNEYKEEIAHEFGMYRSHAELEQQSHLHDVTKKLLKRKKTEKSTGDKNDSC; encoded by the coding sequence ATGAAAAAAGTATCACCACTAGTCGTTCCAGGTGTAGAGGAGTACTTAAACGAATATAAAGAAGAAATTGCTCATGAGTTCGGGATGTATCGTTCGCATGCGGAGTTGGAACAACAAAGTCATCTACATGACGTGACGAAAAAGCTCTTGAAACGTAAAAAAACAGAGAAATCTACTGGGGACAAGAATGATTCGTGTTAA
- the ylqF gene encoding ribosome biogenesis GTPase YlqF — protein sequence MTIQWYPGHMAKAKREVQEKLKIIDVVIEIVDARIPLSSRNPMIDDLTSHKPRLILLNKADLADSQLTKQWVQYFEKKNFAVLTVDAQLGKGIKDIPMKVRELAKPLLDKFRAKGMNPRALRALILGIPNVGKSTVINRLANKKITKIGDRPGVTKSQQWIKVGKEMELLDTPGILWPKFEDQDVGFRLALTGAIKEEIFDFQETIVFLLNELKVSYPERLKERYHLETIAEDITELLDDIGTRRGCLVAGGLVDYDRTAEMIFRDFRQGKLGHISLERP from the coding sequence ATGACAATACAGTGGTATCCGGGCCATATGGCAAAAGCAAAGAGAGAAGTACAAGAGAAGCTTAAAATAATTGATGTGGTGATTGAAATTGTGGATGCACGTATCCCCCTTTCTTCCCGGAATCCCATGATTGATGATTTAACTTCTCATAAACCACGCCTAATCCTTTTAAACAAAGCGGATTTAGCCGATAGCCAATTAACCAAACAATGGGTTCAATATTTTGAAAAAAAGAATTTTGCAGTTTTAACAGTAGATGCCCAGCTAGGTAAAGGCATAAAAGATATTCCAATGAAAGTAAGAGAACTGGCAAAACCGTTATTGGATAAATTTCGAGCAAAAGGAATGAACCCTCGGGCTCTACGTGCATTAATATTAGGTATTCCAAACGTAGGAAAGTCGACTGTTATTAATCGACTTGCGAATAAAAAAATAACGAAGATAGGTGATCGACCGGGTGTGACGAAAAGTCAGCAATGGATTAAAGTTGGAAAAGAAATGGAACTCCTTGATACTCCCGGTATCCTCTGGCCCAAATTTGAAGATCAAGATGTAGGTTTTCGACTTGCACTGACGGGCGCAATTAAAGAAGAAATATTTGATTTTCAAGAAACAATTGTGTTTTTGTTAAATGAATTAAAAGTATCCTATCCAGAGCGATTGAAAGAAAGATATCATTTAGAAACGATAGCAGAAGACATCACTGAGCTCCTCGATGACATTGGAACGAGAAGAGGCTGCCTTGTCGCTGGAGGATTAGTTGATTATGATCGAACAGCAGAAATGATATTTAGAGATTTCCGTCAAGGGAAGTTAGGTCATATTAGTTTAGAACGCCCATAA
- a CDS encoding EscU/YscU/HrcU family type III secretion system export apparatus switch protein, with protein MTDRKKYDSPPYHKRAVALGYDITKDSAPKVKAKGKGYVAEEIIERAEKHQIPIQQDASLVEILSQLEINDRIPENLYEVVAEVFAFIYHIDREELVKRRS; from the coding sequence ATGACCGATCGAAAAAAGTATGACTCACCCCCTTATCATAAGCGTGCAGTAGCTCTTGGATATGATATAACGAAAGATTCTGCTCCGAAAGTAAAAGCTAAAGGAAAGGGATACGTAGCAGAGGAGATAATAGAACGGGCAGAAAAGCACCAGATTCCAATTCAGCAAGATGCCTCCCTCGTTGAAATTCTCTCACAATTAGAGATTAATGATAGAATTCCTGAGAATCTATATGAAGTAGTAGCTGAGGTTTTTGCTTTTATTTATCATATTGATCGTGAAGAATTAGTTAAAAGAAGATCTTAA
- the dprA gene encoding DNA-protecting protein DprA, whose amino-acid sequence MYSPSSFQNRLLHLHYCSYGSYSFLKTCFKYDDSLNLFYKLSITDFVKLFPKRDQQRVKNIYHTLSKVRVDHLKLELDMKNIGYVTFFQSEYPTLLKEIYDPPWILYFKGNDHYLRAQSYLSVVGTRHPSAFAYEHMQQVLSPLATFPITIVSGMALGVDTLAHELMISENGYTIAVLAYGLDHLYPVGLRHLKDELEKSQLIVSEYPPYVKPKRWQFPERNRIISGLSSATFVVEAAYKSGSLITSECALQQGRDVFAFPGRISDSAAEGTNRLIQQGAKLILSSEDIIEEYLMRV is encoded by the coding sequence GTGTATTCCCCCTCTTCTTTTCAAAATAGGCTTCTACACCTCCATTATTGTTCATACGGTAGTTACTCTTTTTTAAAAACGTGCTTTAAGTATGATGATTCCCTTAATCTTTTTTACAAGCTCTCCATTACAGACTTTGTTAAGTTGTTTCCTAAAAGAGATCAACAACGCGTCAAGAATATCTACCATACTTTATCAAAAGTGAGGGTCGATCATTTAAAATTAGAATTAGATATGAAAAATATCGGTTATGTGACTTTCTTTCAGAGTGAATATCCTACTTTGTTAAAAGAAATATATGATCCACCATGGATTTTATATTTTAAAGGCAACGATCATTATCTAAGAGCTCAATCCTATTTAAGTGTTGTTGGTACAAGACACCCTTCAGCCTTTGCTTATGAGCATATGCAGCAAGTGCTCTCACCATTAGCAACATTTCCTATCACGATAGTAAGCGGTATGGCCCTCGGTGTAGATACGCTTGCTCATGAGTTGATGATAAGTGAAAATGGGTACACTATTGCAGTGCTAGCCTATGGACTAGACCATCTTTACCCTGTCGGATTAAGGCATTTAAAAGATGAACTTGAAAAATCTCAGCTAATTGTGTCGGAATATCCTCCTTATGTAAAGCCAAAGCGATGGCAGTTTCCTGAAAGAAACAGAATTATAAGTGGGCTTTCGTCAGCTACGTTCGTAGTAGAAGCTGCTTATAAAAGTGGCTCGTTAATTACAAGTGAGTGTGCACTTCAGCAAGGAAGAGATGTTTTTGCCTTTCCTGGGAGAATTTCTGACTCTGCGGCAGAAGGCACTAATCGGTTAATCCAACAAGGAGCTAAATTAATTCTAAGTAGTGAAGATATTATTGAAGAATATCTTATGCGTGTTTGA
- the lepB gene encoding signal peptidase I gives MGRSESWEWIKAVAVALILAIGIRYFLLAPIVVDGQSMMPTLEHNDRMLVNKIGYNISEPERFDIIVFHAPQNKDYIKRVIGLPGDTIEYRDDVLYVNGESVDEPYLDDYKEQAEYLPLTENFHIKDVTGYETVPEGHVFVLGDNRQRSRDSRQIGMIPYDEVVGKANFVIWPIQEIRFVD, from the coding sequence ATGGGTAGATCGGAATCGTGGGAATGGATTAAAGCGGTAGCTGTAGCGTTAATTCTAGCAATCGGCATTAGATATTTCTTATTGGCTCCAATCGTTGTAGATGGACAGTCAATGATGCCGACACTTGAACATAATGATCGTATGCTTGTTAATAAAATCGGTTACAATATTTCTGAACCAGAGAGATTTGATATTATCGTTTTTCATGCCCCACAAAATAAAGATTACATTAAACGCGTTATTGGATTGCCAGGCGATACGATAGAATATAGAGATGATGTGTTATATGTCAATGGTGAATCTGTAGACGAGCCGTACTTAGATGATTATAAAGAACAAGCTGAGTATCTACCCTTAACTGAGAATTTTCATATTAAAGATGTTACAGGATATGAGACGGTTCCGGAAGGACATGTCTTTGTGTTAGGTGATAATCGTCAACGGAGCAGGGACAGCCGACAGATTGGTATGATCCCTTATGATGAAGTGGTCGGGAAAGCAAACTTTGTTATCTGGCCTATTCAGGAAATAAGGTTTGTAGACTAG
- the topA gene encoding type I DNA topoisomerase: MSDYLVIVESPAKAKTIGKYLGKKYSVKASMGHVIDLPKSQMGVDVEENYSPKYITIRGKGPILKELKQAAKKAKRIYLAADPDREGEAIAWHLADSLNIDKDSECRVVFNEITKQAIKDSFKHPRMINANLVNAQQARRVLDRLVGYNISPLLWKKVKKGLSAGRVQSVAVKMIIDRENEIKAFKPEEYWSVTAKMIKDNHQFEAKFMSIDGKKKELKTKSDVDNVLAKLTGDTFHIEKVKRKERKRNPVVPFTTSSLQQEAARKLNFRAKKTMMLAQQLYEGIDLGKGGTVGLITYMRTDSTRLSETARQEAKDYIETHYGKEYHNQSTGNSKQKAKSQDAHEAVRPTSVMKDPKMIKSYLSRDQYRLYKLIWERMVASQMAPAVMDTMSVDLTNNGVMFRASGSKLKFPGFMKVYIEGNDEGKEEKDRLLPAMEEGETALSEKIDPNQHFTQPPPRYTEARLVRTMEELGIGRPSTYAPTLDTIQRRGYVALEDKRFVPTELGEIVLELIEEFFPEILNVEFTAEMESNLDAIEEGDQNWVQIIDRFYTGFEKRLRTAEEEMKEVEIKDEPAGEDCEKCGHDMVFKMGRYGKFMACSNFPNCRNTKAITKEIGVKCPKCSEGNIVERKSKKRRLFYGCDRYPECDFISWDKPISRPCPKCESLLVEKKSKKGVNVHCTECDYKEDSN; this comes from the coding sequence ATGTCCGATTACTTAGTAATCGTGGAATCTCCCGCTAAAGCAAAGACAATTGGAAAATATTTAGGTAAGAAGTATTCCGTTAAAGCCTCGATGGGGCATGTTATCGACTTGCCAAAAAGTCAAATGGGTGTTGATGTGGAAGAAAATTATTCTCCTAAGTATATTACTATTCGCGGGAAAGGCCCGATTTTAAAAGAATTAAAACAAGCAGCAAAAAAAGCAAAGCGTATTTATCTGGCAGCTGACCCGGATCGTGAAGGTGAAGCGATCGCATGGCATCTTGCCGATAGCTTAAATATTGATAAAGACTCCGAATGTCGTGTTGTATTTAATGAAATCACTAAGCAAGCGATTAAAGATTCATTTAAACATCCAAGAATGATTAATGCTAATTTAGTGAACGCTCAGCAAGCTCGACGGGTACTCGATAGGTTAGTAGGGTATAATATCAGCCCTTTATTATGGAAAAAAGTCAAAAAAGGCTTGAGTGCTGGTAGAGTTCAGTCAGTCGCTGTAAAAATGATCATTGATCGGGAAAATGAAATTAAAGCTTTTAAACCGGAAGAATATTGGTCTGTAACAGCAAAGATGATAAAAGATAATCATCAATTCGAAGCTAAATTTATGTCTATAGACGGTAAGAAAAAAGAGTTAAAGACGAAATCAGACGTTGATAATGTTTTAGCAAAGCTTACCGGTGATACTTTTCATATTGAAAAAGTAAAGCGAAAAGAGAGAAAACGTAATCCTGTGGTGCCTTTTACGACTTCCTCATTACAGCAGGAAGCGGCGAGAAAACTGAATTTTAGAGCTAAGAAAACGATGATGTTAGCTCAGCAGCTTTATGAAGGTATTGATTTAGGTAAAGGTGGTACAGTAGGACTCATTACGTATATGAGAACGGATTCGACCCGATTGTCTGAAACTGCACGACAAGAGGCGAAAGACTATATAGAAACACATTATGGTAAAGAATATCATAATCAATCGACTGGAAACTCAAAGCAAAAAGCGAAATCTCAGGATGCTCATGAAGCCGTTCGTCCTACATCGGTAATGAAAGATCCAAAAATGATTAAATCCTACTTAAGTAGGGATCAGTATCGGTTATATAAACTCATTTGGGAGCGAATGGTGGCCAGTCAAATGGCACCCGCTGTCATGGATACAATGTCAGTGGATCTTACTAATAATGGCGTGATGTTCCGGGCAAGCGGATCAAAGCTAAAGTTTCCTGGTTTTATGAAAGTTTATATTGAAGGAAACGATGAAGGTAAAGAAGAAAAGGATCGCTTATTACCAGCAATGGAAGAAGGCGAGACAGCTTTATCGGAAAAAATAGATCCGAATCAGCACTTTACACAACCACCACCAAGATATACAGAAGCAAGGCTTGTGCGAACGATGGAGGAGCTGGGCATTGGGAGGCCATCGACGTATGCTCCTACGCTCGATACGATTCAACGACGAGGCTATGTAGCCCTTGAGGACAAACGATTTGTTCCGACTGAGTTAGGCGAGATTGTTTTAGAGTTAATTGAGGAGTTTTTCCCTGAAATATTAAACGTAGAGTTCACAGCTGAAATGGAATCAAATCTCGATGCCATTGAAGAAGGTGACCAAAATTGGGTCCAAATAATTGATCGATTTTATACTGGGTTTGAAAAACGCTTAAGGACGGCAGAAGAAGAAATGAAAGAAGTGGAAATAAAAGATGAGCCTGCCGGTGAAGATTGTGAAAAATGCGGGCATGACATGGTCTTTAAAATGGGAAGGTACGGAAAGTTCATGGCCTGTTCCAATTTTCCAAATTGCCGAAATACAAAAGCGATTACGAAGGAAATAGGGGTTAAATGCCCTAAGTGCTCTGAAGGAAATATCGTTGAGCGCAAAAGTAAAAAGAGGCGCCTCTTTTATGGATGTGATAGATATCCTGAGTGTGACTTTATTTCTTGGGATAAACCAATATCTAGACCTTGTCCGAAGTGCGAGAGTCTACTCGTAGAAAAGAAATCTAAAAAAGGTGTCAACGTCCATTGCACAGAATGTGATTATAAAGAAGATAGTAATTGA
- the trmD gene encoding tRNA (guanosine(37)-N1)-methyltransferase TrmD, which produces MKISILTLFPEMFDGLFSHSILKQAQQKGVVSYNVVNFRHYAKDKHNRVDDYPYGGGGGMVLTPQPLFDAVEDLQGQTATNQKPRTILLCPQGEPYSQQKAEELAKEEEIILICGHYEGYDERIREHLIDEEISIGDYVLTGGEIGAMVIADSVTRLLPGSLGNDQSAVTDSHSTGLLEYPHYTRPAEYRGMAVPDILLSGHHKNIDVWRRQQSLRRTYERRPDMLESASLTDDDIAYLHSLRSKNK; this is translated from the coding sequence ATGAAGATTTCAATTTTAACATTGTTTCCGGAAATGTTTGACGGCCTTTTTTCTCACTCTATCCTTAAACAAGCCCAGCAAAAAGGTGTCGTTTCTTATAATGTCGTGAATTTCCGTCACTACGCGAAGGATAAACACAATCGAGTAGATGACTATCCATATGGGGGCGGTGGCGGAATGGTATTAACACCACAACCGCTTTTTGATGCGGTTGAAGATTTGCAGGGGCAAACGGCTACCAATCAAAAGCCACGCACTATTTTACTATGTCCACAAGGCGAACCTTATTCTCAACAAAAAGCTGAAGAGTTGGCGAAAGAAGAGGAGATCATCCTTATTTGCGGTCATTATGAAGGCTATGATGAGAGAATTCGTGAACATCTAATCGACGAAGAAATTTCTATTGGAGATTATGTGCTTACAGGGGGGGAAATTGGCGCTATGGTTATTGCAGATAGTGTTACAAGGCTTTTACCTGGCTCGCTAGGTAATGATCAGTCAGCAGTAACTGACTCGCATAGTACTGGCCTTTTAGAATATCCTCATTATACGCGCCCTGCTGAATATAGAGGCATGGCGGTCCCTGATATCCTTCTATCAGGCCATCATAAAAACATTGACGTTTGGCGTCGTCAGCAGTCGTTAAGGCGCACATATGAACGACGTCCCGATATGTTGGAAAGTGCTAGCCTTACAGATGATGACATAGCTTATCTCCATTCCTTAAGGTCTAAAAATAAATAA
- the sucC gene encoding ADP-forming succinate--CoA ligase subunit beta: protein MNIHEYQGKELLRKYGVAVPEGKVAFSVDEAVEAAKTLGTDVNVVKAQIHAGGRGKAGGVKVAKNLDEVRTYADDILGKTLVTHQTGPEGKEVKRLLIEQGCDIQKEYYVGLVVDRATSRIVMMASEEGGTEIEEVAAKTPEKIFKEVIDPVAGLMPYQARRLAFNINIPNDLVKETVKFMMGLYKVFSDKDCSIAEINPLVTTGDGKVMALDAKLNFDSNALYRQKDVMAFRDLDEEDEKEIEASKYDLSYISLDGNIGCMVNGAGLAMATMDIIKHYQGDPANFLDVGGGATKEKVTEAFKIILSDKNVQGIYVNIFGGIMKCDVIAEGVVAATKEVGLTIPLVVRLEGTNVALGKQILQESGLDITAADSMADGAEKIVSLVKA from the coding sequence ATGAATATCCATGAGTATCAAGGAAAAGAATTATTGAGAAAGTATGGTGTGGCTGTGCCTGAAGGGAAAGTGGCTTTTTCCGTAGATGAAGCGGTAGAAGCAGCCAAAACTTTAGGGACAGATGTAAACGTTGTCAAGGCGCAAATCCATGCAGGTGGTCGAGGCAAAGCTGGTGGAGTAAAAGTGGCTAAAAACCTTGATGAGGTGCGTACATATGCCGACGACATTTTAGGGAAGACGCTTGTCACGCATCAAACTGGACCAGAAGGAAAGGAAGTTAAGCGTTTATTAATTGAACAAGGCTGTGATATCCAAAAGGAATATTATGTCGGCCTTGTAGTGGACAGAGCAACCTCTCGAATCGTGATGATGGCATCTGAAGAGGGGGGGACAGAAATTGAAGAAGTGGCTGCAAAAACACCCGAAAAAATCTTCAAAGAAGTGATTGATCCTGTAGCTGGTCTCATGCCTTATCAAGCTAGAAGACTAGCATTTAATATTAATATTCCAAACGATCTAGTGAAAGAGACGGTCAAGTTTATGATGGGTCTCTATAAGGTATTTTCTGATAAAGATTGCTCAATAGCCGAAATTAATCCGTTAGTGACGACAGGTGATGGAAAAGTCATGGCCTTAGATGCTAAATTGAATTTTGATTCAAATGCGTTATATCGCCAAAAAGACGTTATGGCATTTCGCGACCTTGATGAAGAGGACGAAAAGGAAATAGAAGCTTCTAAGTATGACTTAAGTTACATTTCTCTTGATGGGAATATAGGTTGTATGGTTAATGGTGCAGGTCTTGCCATGGCAACGATGGATATAATTAAACATTATCAAGGAGACCCGGCTAATTTTCTCGATGTGGGTGGCGGAGCTACGAAAGAAAAAGTGACTGAAGCCTTCAAAATTATTCTTTCGGACAAAAATGTTCAAGGTATTTATGTCAATATATTTGGTGGCATCATGAAGTGTGATGTTATTGCAGAAGGTGTTGTAGCAGCTACTAAAGAAGTAGGTCTAACGATTCCTCTCGTTGTACGACTCGAAGGAACGAACGTTGCATTAGGAAAGCAAATACTTCAAGAGTCAGGATTAGATATTACAGCAGCTGATTCTATGGCTGACGGAGCAGAAAAAATTGTATCACTCGTAAAAGCGTAA